In Agromyces sp. G08B096, a genomic segment contains:
- the rarD gene encoding EamA family transporter RarD, which produces MRTPSTTEPPGGSTQSAISRSGLLFAISAYVLWGVLPIYFLALEPTGPFEIVAWRILLSLVFCALLIMVTRAWRTFIALLADRRVVLTMGLAGVLIFVNWQTYVYATLSGQVVEAALGYFINPIVTVFLGVLVLRERLNATQWIAVGISLVAVVVLAVGYGQLPWIALVLAFSFGVYGLIKKRVGPKVDAVSGLTLETAWLAPVAVVQLIVVASTTGLTLGQGGAWHTVLLLLAGAVTAVPLLLFAAASRRLPLIHMGFIQYFAPFIQFIVGVFVLHEPMPPGRWVGFALVWVALVVLTFDLVRGARAARRQVAALT; this is translated from the coding sequence GTGCGCACCCCCTCCACCACCGAGCCGCCCGGCGGCTCGACGCAGAGCGCCATCAGCCGGTCCGGCCTGCTGTTCGCGATCTCGGCCTACGTGCTGTGGGGCGTGCTGCCCATCTACTTCCTCGCCCTCGAACCGACCGGTCCGTTCGAGATCGTCGCCTGGCGCATCCTGCTGTCGTTGGTGTTCTGCGCCCTGCTCATCATGGTGACGCGGGCCTGGCGCACCTTCATCGCGTTGCTCGCCGACCGTCGCGTGGTCCTCACCATGGGCCTCGCCGGCGTGCTGATCTTCGTCAACTGGCAGACCTACGTCTACGCCACGCTCTCGGGGCAGGTCGTGGAGGCGGCGCTCGGGTACTTCATCAACCCGATCGTGACCGTCTTCCTCGGGGTCCTGGTGCTCCGCGAGCGGCTGAACGCGACGCAGTGGATCGCGGTGGGCATCAGTCTGGTCGCCGTCGTGGTGCTCGCCGTCGGCTACGGCCAGCTCCCGTGGATCGCCCTCGTGCTCGCGTTCTCGTTCGGCGTCTACGGGCTCATCAAGAAGCGGGTGGGGCCGAAGGTCGACGCGGTCTCGGGGCTCACGCTCGAGACGGCGTGGCTCGCTCCGGTCGCGGTCGTCCAATTGATCGTCGTCGCCTCCACGACCGGGCTGACGCTCGGCCAGGGCGGCGCCTGGCACACCGTGCTCCTGCTCCTGGCCGGAGCCGTCACGGCGGTGCCGTTGCTGCTGTTCGCCGCGGCCTCGCGCCGGCTCCCGCTCATCCACATGGGCTTCATCCAGTACTTCGCGCCGTTCATCCAGTTCATCGTGGGGGTGTTCGTGCTCCACGAGCCCATGCCGCCCGGGCGATGGGTCGGATTCGCGCTCGTGTGGGTCGCGCTCGTGGTGCTGACGTTCGACCTCGTCCGGGGAGCGCGCGCCGCGCGCAGGCAGGTCGCCGCGCTCACCTGA
- the groES gene encoding co-chaperone GroES, producing MSVSIKPLEDRIVIKQVEAEQTTASGLVIPDTAKEKPQEGEVVAVGPGRIDDNGNRVPLDVAVGDRVLYSKYGGTEVKFGGEEYLVLSARDVLAVVVR from the coding sequence GTGTCGGTTTCCATCAAGCCGCTCGAGGATCGCATCGTCATCAAGCAGGTCGAGGCCGAGCAGACCACGGCGTCTGGTCTGGTGATCCCCGACACCGCGAAGGAGAAGCCCCAGGAGGGCGAGGTCGTCGCGGTGGGCCCCGGCCGCATCGACGACAACGGCAACCGCGTCCCGCTCGACGTCGCCGTCGGCGACCGCGTGCTGTACTCGAAGTACGGCGGCACCGAGGTGAAGTTCGGCGGCGAGGAGTACCTCGTGCTGTCGGCTCGCGACGTGCTGGCGGTCGTCGTCCGCTAA
- a CDS encoding DUF4190 domain-containing protein: MSDERQGVPPEGGAPGSSRDGPGPDLLAPYRPGGPTFQADPAVREVEEQFDTGRLQQLPTGQLLLVHRPGAPVAEAAAATDEVEEQRRVYSWVGAVVGSIGALASLFVGWMLPLAIAAIVFGVLGLRREEHGRTLAFVAIGTGITGLVFSAVWIGYYAIVYGALPA; this comes from the coding sequence ATGAGTGACGAGCGTCAGGGGGTCCCGCCCGAAGGCGGGGCTCCCGGCTCGTCCCGCGACGGCCCGGGGCCGGATCTGCTCGCGCCGTACCGGCCCGGCGGCCCGACGTTCCAGGCCGACCCCGCCGTGCGGGAGGTCGAGGAGCAGTTCGACACCGGGCGGCTGCAGCAGCTGCCGACCGGTCAGCTCCTCCTCGTGCATCGACCAGGCGCCCCGGTCGCCGAAGCGGCGGCCGCCACCGACGAGGTGGAGGAGCAGCGACGCGTCTACAGCTGGGTCGGGGCGGTCGTCGGCTCGATCGGCGCACTCGCGTCGCTCTTCGTCGGATGGATGCTCCCGCTCGCCATCGCCGCGATCGTGTTCGGCGTGCTCGGCCTGCGGCGCGAGGAGCACGGGCGTACGCTCGCGTTCGTCGCCATCGGCACGGGCATCACCGGCCTCGTCTTCTCGGCCGTGTGGATCGGCTACTACGCCATCGTCTACGGCGCGCTCCCGGCCTAG
- a CDS encoding branched-chain amino acid ABC transporter permease, with amino-acid sequence MDWLQILSNSLSSILSPATIGYALAALGLAVHFGYAGLLNMGIAGFMAIGAYGYAISSLTFGFPWWLAILVGLVAAAVFALILGVPTLRLRGDYLAIVTIAAAEVVRLLFLTTAFDDVTGSADGLSGYQSSFRDANPIPTGTYGFGPWTYTANEWWVRIMGLVTLAIAVLVVWMLMRSPWGRVLKGIREDEDAVRALGKNAFSYKMQALVLGGVLAAAGGIVYALDRAASPGVYVTSLTFFVWTALLLGGAATVFGPLLGSLIFWVLQTFLSNFLPALVQAGVLPFMSQIQAGTLRFILVGVALMLLVIFMPQGILGNKKELTFVK; translated from the coding sequence ATGGACTGGCTTCAGATCCTCTCGAACTCGCTGTCGTCGATCCTCAGCCCGGCGACCATCGGCTACGCCCTCGCGGCGCTCGGCCTTGCCGTGCACTTCGGCTACGCGGGCCTGCTCAACATGGGCATCGCCGGCTTCATGGCGATCGGCGCGTACGGCTACGCGATCTCGTCGCTCACCTTCGGGTTCCCGTGGTGGCTCGCGATCCTCGTCGGCCTCGTCGCCGCGGCGGTGTTCGCCCTCATCCTCGGCGTCCCGACGCTGCGGCTGCGCGGCGACTACCTCGCGATCGTGACCATCGCGGCCGCCGAGGTCGTGCGCCTGCTGTTCCTCACCACGGCGTTCGACGACGTGACCGGCTCGGCCGACGGGCTCTCGGGGTACCAGAGCTCGTTCCGCGACGCGAACCCGATCCCGACCGGCACGTACGGGTTCGGCCCGTGGACGTACACCGCGAACGAGTGGTGGGTCCGCATCATGGGCCTCGTCACCCTCGCGATCGCCGTGCTCGTCGTCTGGATGCTCATGCGCAGCCCGTGGGGCCGCGTGTTGAAGGGCATCCGCGAAGACGAGGACGCCGTGCGCGCCCTCGGCAAGAACGCCTTCTCGTACAAGATGCAGGCCCTCGTCCTCGGCGGCGTGCTCGCCGCGGCGGGCGGCATCGTCTACGCGCTCGACCGCGCGGCGAGCCCCGGCGTGTACGTGACCTCGCTCACGTTCTTCGTCTGGACGGCGCTGCTGCTGGGCGGCGCGGCCACGGTGTTCGGGCCGTTGCTCGGCTCGCTCATCTTCTGGGTGCTGCAGACGTTCCTGTCGAACTTCCTGCCGGCACTCGTCCAGGCCGGTGTCCTGCCGTTCATGTCGCAGATCCAGGCGGGCACGCTGCGCTTCATCCTCGTCGGTGTCGCGCTCATGCTGCTGGTGATCTTCATGCCGCAGGGCATCCTCGGCAACAAGAAGGAGCTGACCTTTGTCAAGTGA
- a CDS encoding SAM-dependent methyltransferase, with product MDRAELVELLSPEGLRLLDSLPEWDSKADVVRTVAELRKRGHSPALVAAVLSQAKLRHRARAKFGVFAERMLFTEAGLEQATRLQVAALHAGRFARAGIGHVADLGCGIGGDALAFAAVDLEVTAADADEVTAAIAAFNLTPFPRASVLHARAEEVALGGIGGAWLDPARRTTSRGRTAARIAHPSAYSPGLDFAFGLAQRMAVGVKLGPGTDRDVVPAGTEAQWVSVDGDVLELAVWFGPLARPGVGRSALVIRGDHAAELTAAADTEDAPAGPLGEYLYEPDGAVIRARLIGDLARANGGWMLSEGIAYVTADRAFDSPFARGFRVLDRLPNDERQLRQELARRGIGSLEIKKRGVDVDPAALRTRLKPKGDEAATIVVTKELGQRVTLLVERS from the coding sequence GTGGACCGCGCCGAGCTCGTCGAACTCCTCTCGCCCGAGGGCCTCCGGCTGCTCGACTCGCTGCCGGAATGGGATTCGAAGGCCGACGTCGTCCGCACGGTCGCCGAATTGCGCAAGCGCGGCCACTCCCCCGCCCTCGTCGCCGCCGTCCTCAGCCAGGCGAAGCTCAGGCACCGGGCGCGCGCGAAGTTCGGCGTGTTCGCCGAACGCATGCTCTTCACCGAAGCCGGACTCGAGCAGGCGACGCGCCTCCAGGTGGCCGCGCTCCATGCCGGCCGCTTCGCCCGCGCCGGCATCGGCCACGTCGCCGACCTCGGCTGCGGCATCGGCGGCGACGCGCTCGCCTTCGCCGCGGTCGACCTCGAGGTGACCGCGGCCGACGCCGACGAGGTGACGGCCGCGATCGCCGCATTCAACCTGACGCCCTTCCCGCGGGCGAGCGTGCTGCACGCCCGCGCCGAGGAGGTCGCCCTCGGCGGCATCGGTGGGGCCTGGCTCGATCCGGCACGCCGGACGACCTCGCGCGGCCGCACCGCCGCCCGCATCGCGCACCCCAGCGCGTACAGCCCCGGCCTCGACTTCGCGTTCGGGCTGGCCCAGCGGATGGCGGTGGGCGTGAAGCTCGGCCCAGGCACCGACCGCGACGTCGTGCCCGCCGGCACGGAGGCGCAGTGGGTCTCGGTCGACGGCGACGTCCTCGAGCTCGCGGTCTGGTTCGGGCCGCTGGCGCGGCCGGGAGTCGGCCGCTCAGCCCTCGTCATCCGTGGCGACCATGCCGCCGAGCTCACCGCGGCGGCCGACACCGAGGACGCGCCCGCCGGGCCGCTCGGCGAGTACCTGTACGAACCCGATGGCGCGGTCATCCGCGCGCGGCTCATCGGAGATCTCGCCCGCGCGAACGGAGGCTGGATGCTCTCGGAGGGCATCGCCTACGTCACCGCCGACCGGGCGTTCGACTCCCCGTTCGCGCGGGGGTTCCGCGTGCTCGACCGGCTGCCGAACGACGAGCGGCAGCTCCGCCAGGAGCTCGCGCGCCGGGGCATCGGAAGCCTCGAGATCAAGAAGCGCGGCGTCGATGTTGACCCCGCGGCACTGCGCACGCGGCTGAAGCCCAAGGGCGACGAGGCGGCGACCATCGTCGTCACGAAGGAGCTCGGTCAGCGCGTCACGCTGCTCGTCGAGCGAAGCTGA
- a CDS encoding DUF4190 domain-containing protein, whose amino-acid sequence MTDPKQPGDEPEVPAGSVPEAATPDVPEVPSAPEPPAAPEPPAAPEPPAPPAPPSYGTTPPPPPPAYGQPASAAQPAYGSQPAYGSQPAYGSQPAYGDQQAYGSGATPPPAYGSAPYGTAPSKPTAVFSLISLIAGIVGVVFSLAVVWIPVVGGILQLFIPAAAVVLGFIGRSKEPHAKAMWLTGIILGFVGIAIGLLSIVLWAVALASFDSYQYNY is encoded by the coding sequence ATGACCGATCCCAAGCAGCCGGGCGACGAGCCCGAGGTCCCCGCCGGCAGCGTGCCCGAGGCGGCGACGCCCGACGTGCCCGAGGTGCCGAGCGCGCCCGAGCCGCCGGCGGCCCCTGAGCCGCCCGCGGCGCCCGAGCCGCCCGCCCCGCCGGCGCCGCCGTCGTACGGCACCACGCCGCCTCCGCCTCCGCCCGCCTACGGGCAGCCGGCCTCGGCGGCGCAGCCCGCCTACGGCTCGCAGCCGGCGTACGGCTCGCAGCCCGCGTACGGCTCGCAGCCCGCGTACGGAGACCAGCAGGCGTATGGCAGCGGAGCGACCCCGCCGCCGGCGTACGGCTCGGCGCCGTACGGCACCGCGCCCTCCAAGCCGACCGCGGTCTTCAGCCTGATCTCGCTCATCGCGGGCATCGTGGGCGTCGTCTTCTCGCTCGCCGTGGTGTGGATCCCCGTCGTGGGCGGCATCCTGCAGCTGTTCATCCCGGCCGCGGCCGTGGTGCTCGGCTTCATCGGCCGCTCGAAGGAGCCGCACGCCAAGGCCATGTGGCTGACCGGCATCATCCTCGGCTTCGTCGGCATCGCCATCGGCCTGCTGTCGATCGTGCTGTGGGCCGTCGCGCTCGCCTCGTTCGACTCGTACCAGTACAACTACTGA
- a CDS encoding ABC transporter ATP-binding protein — MKPGVAKIDPIIVADGVRRTFGGLTAVDVDHLEIPRGAITALIGPNGAGKTTLFNLLTGFDKPNEGSWTFDGTSLSGVPAYRVARMGQVRTFQLTKALGLLTVLENMKLGAKEQRGERFWSSLIPAAWRRQDAEIEERAMRLLAKFKLDTKANDFAASLSGGQRKLLEMARALMSQPKLVMLDEPMAGVNPALTQSLLDHILDLKDEGMTVLFVEHDMHMVRHIADWVVVMAEGRVVAEGDPYTVMRDPAVVDAYLGAHQELDLGVVTGRFTASEADPTTDASASTQVDAGTLAEDGLAELEEKDQ; from the coding sequence GTGAAGCCCGGGGTCGCCAAGATCGACCCCATCATCGTCGCCGACGGCGTGCGCCGCACGTTCGGCGGCCTGACGGCGGTGGACGTCGACCACCTCGAGATCCCCCGGGGTGCCATCACCGCGCTCATCGGGCCGAACGGCGCCGGCAAGACGACGCTGTTCAACCTCCTCACCGGCTTCGACAAGCCGAACGAGGGCTCGTGGACGTTCGACGGCACGTCGCTGTCGGGCGTGCCCGCCTACCGGGTCGCCCGCATGGGTCAGGTCCGCACGTTCCAGCTCACCAAGGCGCTGGGCCTGCTCACCGTGCTCGAGAACATGAAGCTCGGCGCCAAGGAGCAGCGCGGCGAGCGCTTCTGGTCGAGCCTCATCCCCGCCGCGTGGCGCCGACAGGATGCCGAGATCGAGGAGCGCGCCATGCGCCTGCTCGCGAAGTTCAAGCTCGACACCAAGGCGAATGACTTCGCGGCGAGCCTGTCCGGCGGCCAGCGGAAGCTGCTCGAGATGGCGCGGGCCCTCATGAGCCAGCCGAAGCTCGTCATGCTCGACGAGCCGATGGCGGGCGTCAACCCGGCGCTCACCCAGTCGCTGCTCGACCACATCCTCGACCTGAAGGACGAGGGCATGACCGTGCTCTTCGTGGAGCACGACATGCACATGGTGCGGCACATCGCCGACTGGGTCGTCGTCATGGCCGAGGGCCGCGTGGTCGCCGAGGGCGACCCGTACACGGTCATGCGCGACCCGGCCGTCGTCGACGCGTACCTCGGTGCTCACCAGGAGCTCGACCTGGGCGTCGTGACCGGCCGCTTCACCGCTTCCGAAGCCGATCCGACGACGGATGCCTCGGCGTCGACCCAGGTCGACGCGGGAACCCTCGCGGAGGACGGGCTCGCCGAACTCGAGGAGAAGGACCAGTGA
- the guaB gene encoding IMP dehydrogenase, which translates to MDQHDPFGFTGLTYDDVLLLPGRTDVIPSEADTSSRLTRRITVATPLLSAAMDTVTEARMAIAMARQGGIGILHRNLSIADQADMVDRVKRSESGMVSNPVTTSPEASVADVDRLCATYRVSGLPVVDDDGILVGIITNRDMRFVSDFEKASTKVSEVMTKAPLITGRVGMNPDEALAIFAQHKVEKLPLVDEAGRLTGLITVKDFDKSEQYPNATKDSEGRLRVGAAMGFFGDAWERAEALRDAGVDVLVVDTANGESAGVLDIIRRLKADPTFAHIDVIGGNVATYEGAKALVDAGADAVKVGVGPGSICTTRVVAGVGVPQITAVYEASKATRPAGVPLIADGGLQYSGDIAKALVAGADTVMLGSLLAGTAESPGELVFQNGKQFKTYRGMGSLGALQTRGKKTSYSKDRYFQADVPSDDKLIPEGIEGQVPFRGPLSAVAYQLIGGLRQSMFYVGARTVEELKTKGRFVRITPAGLKESHPHDVQIVVEAPNYTR; encoded by the coding sequence ATGGACCAGCACGACCCCTTCGGATTCACGGGTCTCACGTACGACGACGTGCTGCTCCTGCCGGGGCGCACCGACGTGATCCCGAGCGAGGCCGATACGAGTTCGCGTCTGACCCGCCGCATCACCGTGGCGACGCCGCTGCTCTCGGCCGCGATGGACACCGTGACCGAGGCCCGCATGGCGATCGCCATGGCGCGCCAGGGCGGCATCGGCATCCTGCACCGCAACCTCTCCATCGCCGACCAGGCCGACATGGTCGACCGGGTGAAGCGCTCCGAGTCGGGCATGGTCTCCAACCCGGTGACGACGTCGCCCGAGGCATCCGTCGCCGACGTCGACCGGCTGTGCGCGACGTACCGCGTGAGCGGCCTGCCCGTCGTCGACGACGACGGCATCCTCGTCGGCATCATCACGAACCGCGACATGCGCTTCGTCTCCGACTTCGAGAAGGCGTCCACCAAGGTCTCCGAGGTGATGACGAAGGCGCCGCTGATCACCGGCCGCGTCGGCATGAACCCCGACGAGGCCCTCGCGATCTTCGCGCAGCACAAGGTCGAGAAGCTGCCCCTCGTCGACGAGGCGGGCCGACTGACCGGACTCATCACCGTGAAGGACTTCGACAAGTCCGAGCAGTACCCGAACGCGACGAAGGACTCCGAAGGGCGCCTGCGCGTGGGGGCCGCGATGGGCTTCTTCGGCGACGCCTGGGAGCGCGCCGAGGCGCTCCGCGACGCCGGCGTCGACGTGCTCGTCGTCGACACGGCGAATGGCGAGTCGGCCGGTGTGCTCGACATCATCCGCCGGCTGAAGGCCGATCCGACCTTCGCCCACATCGACGTCATCGGCGGGAACGTGGCGACCTACGAGGGCGCCAAGGCGCTCGTCGACGCCGGCGCGGACGCCGTGAAGGTCGGCGTGGGCCCCGGCTCGATCTGCACCACGCGCGTCGTCGCGGGCGTGGGCGTGCCCCAGATCACCGCCGTGTACGAGGCATCCAAGGCCACCCGGCCCGCCGGCGTGCCGCTGATCGCCGACGGCGGCCTCCAGTACTCGGGCGACATCGCGAAGGCGCTCGTCGCCGGCGCCGACACGGTCATGCTCGGATCGCTCCTGGCCGGCACGGCGGAGAGCCCGGGCGAGCTGGTCTTCCAGAACGGCAAGCAGTTCAAGACCTACCGCGGCATGGGCTCGCTCGGCGCGCTGCAGACCCGTGGCAAGAAGACGTCGTACTCGAAGGACCGCTACTTCCAGGCCGATGTGCCGAGCGACGACAAGCTGATCCCCGAGGGCATCGAGGGCCAGGTGCCGTTCCGCGGGCCGCTGTCGGCCGTCGCGTACCAGCTCATCGGCGGCCTGCGCCAGTCGATGTTCTACGTCGGCGCCCGCACCGTGGAAGAGCTGAAGACCAAGGGCCGCTTCGTGCGGATCACGCCGGCGGGCCTCAAGGAGTCGCACCCGCACGATGTGCAGATCGTCGTGGAGGCGCCGAACTACACCCGCTGA
- a CDS encoding ABC transporter ATP-binding protein — translation MTANQTGAATTTATPVVVVDDVHAGYLPGVNILNGCSLVAHQGELIGIIGPNGAGKSTLLKAIFGQVNVRDGRISLEGEDITGLKANKLVARGVGFIPQTNNVFPSLTIEENLQMGLFQRPSVYKERLEFVTGIFAELGSRLKQRAGSLSGGERQMVAMSRALMMDPKVLLLDEPSAGLSPVRQDEAFIRVSEINKAGVTCIMVEQNARRCLQICDRGYVLDQGRDAYTGSGRDLLNDPKVTELYLGTLGT, via the coding sequence GTGACCGCGAACCAGACCGGAGCCGCCACGACGACCGCGACGCCCGTCGTCGTGGTCGACGACGTGCATGCGGGATACCTCCCGGGCGTGAACATCCTGAACGGCTGCTCGCTCGTCGCCCACCAGGGCGAACTCATCGGCATCATCGGCCCGAACGGCGCCGGCAAGTCGACGCTGCTGAAGGCGATCTTCGGGCAGGTGAACGTCCGCGACGGCCGGATCTCGCTCGAGGGCGAGGACATCACGGGCCTGAAGGCGAACAAGCTCGTCGCACGCGGCGTCGGGTTCATCCCGCAGACGAACAACGTGTTCCCGAGCCTCACCATCGAGGAGAACCTGCAGATGGGCCTGTTCCAGCGCCCGTCGGTGTACAAGGAACGCCTCGAGTTCGTCACCGGGATCTTCGCGGAGCTCGGCTCGCGGCTGAAGCAGCGAGCCGGCTCGCTCTCGGGCGGCGAGCGCCAGATGGTCGCCATGAGCCGGGCGCTCATGATGGACCCGAAGGTGCTCCTGCTCGACGAGCCGTCGGCCGGCCTGTCGCCCGTCCGTCAAGACGAGGCGTTCATCCGCGTCTCGGAGATCAACAAGGCCGGCGTGACGTGCATCATGGTCGAACAGAACGCGCGGCGCTGCCTGCAGATCTGCGACCGTGGATACGTCCTCGACCAGGGCCGCGACGCCTACACGGGCAGCGGGCGCGACCTGCTGAACGATCCGAAGGTCACCGAGCTATACCTCGGCACGCTCGGCACCTGA
- a CDS encoding branched-chain amino acid ABC transporter permease has protein sequence MLSAGPAAADEDDPFRISGNVQLDGEPLEGVVLVIDGPGGEQEVETDENGQWRVGVPEKNADYTVTLDEETLPEGIAVVEEGDDSPNEKDVTVGAGGRVTVNFFIGEGERNVTSVWDQFLQRLVQGLNFGLMLGLAAVGLSLVFGTTGISNFAHGEMVTFGAVAASFLVSAGALALPLWIGLPLAVVLSAVLGLVLDVILWRPLRRKRVGVVQLMIVSIGLSLALRYLYQFFIGGGTTQLPYASDPKMSFGPVQLSWIDIASIIISILVIVGFALWLTYSRLGKATRAISDNSSLAAASGIDVDHVVRIVWIVAGGLAGLAGVLYAYYRPGIKWDMGAQVLLLMFAAVTLGGLGTAFGALIGSLIVGVLVEVSGLWIPDDLKYAGALVILIVILLFRPQGILGRRERIG, from the coding sequence ATGCTCTCAGCGGGCCCCGCGGCCGCCGACGAGGACGATCCGTTCCGCATCAGCGGCAATGTCCAACTCGACGGCGAGCCCCTCGAGGGCGTCGTCCTCGTCATCGACGGCCCAGGGGGTGAGCAGGAGGTCGAGACCGACGAGAACGGCCAGTGGCGCGTCGGCGTCCCCGAGAAGAACGCCGACTACACCGTCACCCTCGACGAGGAGACGCTGCCCGAGGGCATCGCCGTCGTCGAGGAGGGCGATGACAGCCCCAACGAGAAGGACGTCACCGTCGGCGCCGGAGGCCGGGTCACGGTGAACTTCTTCATCGGCGAGGGCGAGCGCAACGTCACGAGCGTGTGGGACCAGTTCCTGCAGCGACTCGTACAGGGCCTGAACTTCGGACTCATGCTGGGTCTCGCGGCCGTCGGCCTGTCGCTCGTGTTCGGCACGACCGGCATTTCGAACTTCGCGCACGGCGAGATGGTGACCTTCGGCGCCGTCGCGGCCTCGTTCCTGGTCAGCGCGGGCGCGCTCGCGCTGCCGCTCTGGATCGGGCTGCCGCTCGCGGTGGTGCTGAGCGCCGTGCTCGGGCTCGTGCTCGACGTCATCCTCTGGCGGCCGTTGCGACGCAAGCGCGTCGGCGTCGTCCAGCTGATGATCGTCAGCATCGGCCTCTCGCTCGCGCTGCGCTACCTCTACCAGTTCTTCATCGGCGGCGGCACCACGCAGCTGCCGTACGCCTCCGACCCGAAGATGTCCTTCGGGCCGGTGCAGCTGAGCTGGATCGACATCGCCTCGATCATCATCTCGATCCTCGTGATCGTCGGCTTCGCGCTCTGGCTGACCTACTCGCGGCTCGGCAAGGCCACCCGCGCGATCAGCGACAACTCCTCGCTCGCGGCGGCATCCGGCATCGACGTCGACCACGTCGTCCGCATCGTGTGGATCGTGGCCGGCGGGCTCGCGGGCCTCGCGGGCGTGCTGTACGCGTACTACCGGCCGGGCATCAAGTGGGACATGGGCGCGCAGGTGCTGCTGCTCATGTTCGCGGCGGTGACCCTCGGCGGGCTCGGCACGGCGTTCGGCGCGCTCATCGGCTCGTTGATCGTGGGCGTGCTCGTCGAGGTGTCGGGGCTCTGGATCCCTGACGACCTCAAGTACGCGGGTGCCCTCGTCATCCTCATCGTCATCCTGCTGTTCCGGCCGCAGGGCATCCTCGGCCGTCGAGAGAGAATCGGGTAG
- a CDS encoding ABC transporter substrate-binding protein, translated as MSVFGTSRPARSRGKVWTGVAVTAASALLLSACASGEPESGGESQGPRDELALTIGTALPQTGNLAFLGPPEEAGVAYATSQINEVSDTTGLSLEVVYGDSGDTDNKAYETEIPRLLGEDVSAIIGAASSGTSLQFIDQVVGAGVIQFSPANTSDAFTTYDDNGLYFRTAPSDVLQGEVLGNLIAEDGNQTLGLIVLNDSYGTGLAKYVTEAFEAAGGEVVAAPTYNTGDTTFDAQISEVLAADPDAIALITFDEVTTILPGLFGQFPADKLYFVDGNLKNFSDAGFAPGSLTGAKGTLPGLSIDSISDFTSELDAFLEEEGTPALEDYSYAAESFDATVLLALASLAANSTDPADIAEKLIEVSGGEGDGEKCTTYAECAEIIVGGGTADYDGISGPITFDEVGDPTEASIGIYQYAEDNTYAAYEG; from the coding sequence ATGAGCGTTTTCGGCACATCCCGACCCGCTCGTTCGCGCGGAAAGGTCTGGACGGGCGTCGCGGTCACCGCGGCCAGCGCCCTCCTGCTCTCCGCCTGCGCGAGCGGCGAGCCCGAATCCGGCGGCGAGAGCCAGGGCCCCCGCGACGAGCTGGCGCTCACCATCGGCACGGCGCTGCCGCAGACCGGCAACCTCGCCTTCCTCGGCCCGCCCGAGGAGGCCGGTGTGGCGTACGCCACGTCGCAGATCAACGAGGTGTCGGACACCACCGGGCTCTCGCTCGAGGTCGTCTACGGCGACTCCGGCGACACCGACAACAAGGCCTACGAGACCGAGATCCCCCGCCTCCTCGGCGAGGACGTCTCCGCCATCATCGGCGCGGCCTCGTCGGGCACGTCGCTGCAGTTCATCGACCAGGTCGTCGGCGCCGGCGTCATCCAGTTCTCGCCGGCCAACACGTCCGACGCGTTCACGACGTACGACGACAACGGCCTCTACTTCCGCACCGCACCGTCCGACGTCCTCCAGGGCGAGGTGCTCGGCAACCTGATCGCCGAAGACGGCAACCAGACGCTGGGCCTCATCGTGCTGAACGACTCGTACGGCACCGGTCTCGCGAAGTACGTGACCGAGGCGTTCGAGGCCGCGGGCGGCGAAGTCGTGGCCGCGCCGACCTACAACACCGGTGACACCACGTTCGACGCCCAGATCAGCGAGGTCCTCGCGGCCGACCCCGACGCGATCGCCCTGATCACGTTCGACGAGGTCACGACGATCCTCCCGGGTCTCTTCGGGCAGTTCCCGGCCGACAAGCTGTACTTCGTCGACGGCAACCTGAAGAACTTCTCCGACGCCGGGTTCGCTCCGGGCTCCCTCACGGGCGCGAAGGGCACCCTGCCCGGCCTCTCGATCGACTCGATCTCGGACTTCACCTCCGAGCTCGACGCCTTCCTCGAGGAGGAGGGCACGCCGGCGCTCGAGGACTACAGCTACGCGGCTGAGTCCTTCGACGCGACGGTGCTGCTCGCGCTGGCGTCGCTCGCGGCGAACTCGACCGACCCGGCCGACATCGCAGAGAAGCTCATCGAGGTCTCCGGCGGCGAGGGCGACGGCGAGAAGTGCACCACCTACGCCGAGTGCGCCGAGATCATCGTGGGCGGCGGCACCGCCGACTACGACGGCATCTCCGGTCCGATCACCTTCGACGAGGTCGGCGACCCGACCGAAGCGTCGATCGGCATCTACCAGTACGCCGAAGACAACACGTACGCGGCGTACGAGGGCTGA